A section of the Salmo salar chromosome ssa05, Ssal_v3.1, whole genome shotgun sequence genome encodes:
- the LOC106604850 gene encoding nucleolar protein dao-5 isoform X1 codes for MSPKKKHGSSHQLTHLIYRHLKENGFQKAAEELKKHVKGGEPEALSTSLLDIYNKWFGDASKSTKTGTEPDSSGLKKNRQADPESSTESSSSADEETTPVKVSQTPKPQSPAKDSPTKAKTAVQRTLGGKGTVVEESTGTDSSEDSESEETPPQKSPATPKANHVPAAKIKAESEVTPSTLTKAKLTTTSTPKSGASDNTNDTSSDRKEATTVIVLTLIQKTPLTPTPVTPTSKPTSTAKTKATPTKAVVVATPSKAKATATSTTSDSSSCSSESSDSDEESPAVKTPTTPKATPAKPVTPLSKTTSTAKPTTKSKTTAPETSSDSCDSSSESEEEGPTMTAPVKQQRATPTAKMKATPVKPVVAATPSKTSASKESSDSIDSSSDSEEESPAVTTAATPKATPVVQQIATSTVKTKAPPGTPVKPVVAATLSKTSASKESSDSSDSSSDSEEDSPATTTAATPKDTPAKQSKPTSTARTKAPLGTPVKPVVSATPSKTSASKESSDSIDSSSDSEEDSPAMTTTSKPQTTPVTPGKQAKPTSKAKTKATPATPAKPVVAATPSKAQVTPTVTPTSTAPESSNDSSDTPSDIPDEAPAKHAEVQLKTPASAKKAQSGGKGKKPASKDLLLLLNSLTSPTAKAIEKKRGRSGESSVEETPAVTATPAVAPATNIGKKVAAKDKKATSSKKAQAPAPSAKRKRGEDKPGDMPVKGKKKKPSPETVMAALPLTVLGPPPTGGDDSGSDSDTDLDVEKWKRLALELSDTSIAKMDAITALNAPPAPTSPASAAKKTRAPRKPRAKAAPKTPPKPRAKAAPKTPPKPRAKAAPKTPPKPRAKAAPKTPKPKAGAAVEKSSAAEKVKTTAEKEDGNGKTKTTAKASKAKSSQAKKAAPPTPSVKTSPTPSPEGQAEINNNTADLTTVADKQPPSTPVTPTPNGKPSAKKRKRKNRNNETKADDNSPQPQKKKRETGEEKTDEMKNETVEEKEPEKEKKKTTKENGAKKDKGTKKKQEAIRKENETKMELEKRKKKKKKKKKNE; via the exons ATGTCTCCAAAGAAGAAGCATGGGTCAAGTCATCAATTGACCCATTTGATCTACCGACATTTGAAGGAAAACGGCTTCCAGAAAGCTGCAGAAGAACTCAAAAAGCATGTGAAG GGCGGAGAACCAGAAGCCTTGTCAACTTCACTACTGGACATCTACAATAAATGGTTTGGAGA TGCTTCGAAGAGTACAAAGACGGGAACAGAACCGGATTCTTCTGGGTTAAAAAAGAACCGTCAAGCAGACCCTGAAAGCAGCACAGAGAGCTCGAGTTCAGCAGATGAAGAAACAACACCTGTTAAAG TCTCCCAGACCCCAAAGCCTCAGAGCCCAGCTAAAGACAGCCCAACTAAGGCCAAGACTGCTGTGCAGAGAACTCTTGGAGGGAaggggacagtagtggaggagagcACTGGCACAGACAGCTCAGAGGACTCTGAGAGTGAGGAGACACCGCCACAA AAAAGCCCTGCAACGCCCAAAGCCAATCATGTTCCAGCTGCAAAGATCAAGGCCGAGTCAGAGGTCACACCATCGACCCTAACCAAGGCCAAGTTAACAACCACTTCCACGCCTAAATCTGGGGCCTCCGACAATACCAATGATACGTCTTCAGACAGGAAAGAGGCAACAACAGTG ATTGTCTTAACATTGATTCAGAAAACACCCTTGACGCCAACACCAGTGACGCCAACCAGTAAACCAACATCAACAGCCAAGACGAAAGCTACTCCAACTAAAGCAGTGGTTGTTGCTACTCCAAGCAAGGCCAAGGCAACAGCAACATCTACAACATCCGACTCATCCAGTTGCAGTAGTGAATCGTCAGATAGCGATGAGGAGAGTCCAGCAGTG AAAACACCCACAACACCAAAAGCAACACCTGCAAAACCAGTAACACCACTTAGTAAAACAACATCAACAGCCAAGCCAACAACCAAATCGAAGACTACAGCGCCAGAGACTTCCAGTGACAGCTGTGATTCATCATCAGAAAGTGAAGAGGAAGGTCCAACAATG ACAGCGCCAGTGAAGCAACAGAGAGCAACACCAACAGCCAAGATGAAAGCCACCCCAGTTAAACCAGTGGTTGCTGCCACTCCAAGCAAGACCTCAGCTAGTAAGGAGTCCAGTGACAGCATTGATTCATCATCAGACAGCGAAGAGGAGAGTCCAGCAGTG ACAACAGCTGCCACTCCGAAAGCTACACCAGTGGTGCAACAGATAGCAACATCAACAGTCAAGACGAAAGCCCCTCCGGGTACTCCAGTTAAACCAGTGGTTGCTGCCACTCTAAGCAAGACCTCAGCTAGTAAGGAGTCCAGTGACAGCAGTGATTCATCATCAGACAGCGAAGAGGACAGTCCAGCAACG ACAACAGCTGCAACACCGAAAGATACACCAGCGAAGCAATCAAAACCAACATCAACAGCCAGGACGAAAGCCCCTCTGGGTACTCCAGTTAAACCAGTGGTTTCTGCCACTCCAAGCAAGACCTCAGCTAGTAAGGAGTCCAGTGACAGCATTGATTCATCATCAGACAGCGAAGAGGACAGTCCAGCAATG ACAACAACCTCAAAACCACAAACTACACCAGTGACACCAGGGAAACAAGCAAAACCAACATCAAAAGCcaagacgaaagccactcctgctACTCCAGCTAAGCCAGTGGTTGCTGCTACCCCAAGCAAGGCCCAGGTAACACCCACTGTCACACCGACAAGTACAGCACCAGAGTCGTCCAACGACAGCAGTGACACACCATCAGACATCCCAGATGAAGCCCCAGCAAAGCATGCTGAGGTTCAACTTAAGACCCCTGCTTCAGCTAAGAAGGCCCAGAGTGGGGGAAAGGGAAAAAAACCTGCTTCTAAGGACCTACTCCTACTGCTGAACAGTCTTACT TCACCCACAGCTAAAGCCATTGAGAAGAAGCGCGGCCGTAGTGGAGAATCCTCAGTTGAGGAAACTCCAGCTGTTACAGCAACACCTGCTG TTGCTCCAGCCACAAATATAGGAAAGAAGGTGGCTGCAAAAGACAAGAAAGCAACCTCGTCGAAGAAAGCACAA GCCCCAGCTCCATCAGCCAAGAGGAAAAGAGGTGAAGACAAACCAGGGGACATGCCCGTTAAAGGCAAAAAGAAGAAGCCCTCCCCTGAGACTGTCATGGCTGCCCTGCCTCTGACCGTTCTTGGTCCTCCTCCTACAGGGGGAGACGACTCTGGCTCGGACTCTGATACCGATCTGGACGTGGAGAAGTGGAAGAGACTGGCACTGGAACTatcag ACACAAGCATCGCCAAAATGGACGCCATCACTGCGCTGAACGCTCCACCTGCTCCCACCTCACCTGCCTCAGCAGCGAAGAAAACAAGAGCACCGAGGAAGCCCAGGGCTAAAGCTGCACCGAAGACACCACCCAAACCCAGGGCTAAAGCTGCACCGAAGACACCACCCAAACCCAGGGCTAAAGCTGCACCGAAGACACCACCCAAACCCAGGGCTAAAGCTGCACCGAAGACACCTAAACCCAAGGCTGGCGCTGCAGTGGAAAAGTCTAGTGCTGCTGAAAAGGTCAAGACTACAGCTGAAAAGGAAGATGGGAATGGGAAAACCAAGACAACTGCAAAAGCTAGTAAAGCCAAGTCCAGTCAGGCTAAGAAGGCAGCACCTCCCACCCCATCAGTCAAAACATCTCCCACCCCATCCCCTGAAGGCCAAGCAGAGATCAACAATAATACTGCCGACCTTACGACCGTGGCAGACAAACAGCCACCCTCCACGCCTGTAACCCCAACACCTAATGGAAAACCGTCAGCCAAGAAAAGGAAGAGGAAAAATAGGAACAATGAGACTAAAGCAGATGACAATTCACCACAACCCCAAAAGAAGAAAAGGGAAACTGGCGAAGAGAAGACTGATGAAATGAAAAATGAGACCGTAGAAGAGAAGGAACCAGAGAAGGAAAAGAAGAAGACGACTAAGGAGAATGGGGCAAAAAAGGACAAGGGAACGAAGAAGAAACAGGAGGCGATAAGAAAGGAGAATGAGACAAAGATGGAACTGgaaaagaggaagaagaagaagaagaagaagaagaagaacgaaTGA
- the LOC106604850 gene encoding nucleolar and coiled-body phosphoprotein 1 isoform X5 produces MSPKKKHGSSHQLTHLIYRHLKENGFQKAAEELKKHVKGGEPEALSTSLLDIYNKWFGDASKSTKTGTEPDSSGLKKNRQADPESSTESSSSADEETTPVKVSQTPKPQSPAKDSPTKAKTAVQRTLGGKGTVVEESTGTDSSEDSESEETPPQKSPATPKANHVPAAKIKAESEVTPSTLTKAKLTTTSTPKSGASDNTNDTSSDRKEATTVIVLTLIQKTPLTPTPVTPTSKPTSTAKTKATPTKAVVVATPSKAKATATSTTSDSSSCSSESSDSDEESPAVKTPTTPKATPAKPVTPLSKTTSTAKPTTKSKTTAPETSSDSCDSSSESEEEGPTMTAPVKQQRATPTAKMKATPVKPVVAATPSKTSASKESSDSIDSSSDSEEDSPAMTTTSKPQTTPVTPGKQAKPTSKAKTKATPATPAKPVVAATPSKAQVTPTVTPTSTAPESSNDSSDTPSDIPDEAPAKHAEVQLKTPASAKKAQSGGKGKKPASKDLLLLLNSLTSPTAKAIEKKRGRSGESSVEETPAVTATPAVAPATNIGKKVAAKDKKATSSKKAQAPAPSAKRKRGEDKPGDMPVKGKKKKPSPETVMAALPLTVLGPPPTGGDDSGSDSDTDLDVEKWKRLALELSDTSIAKMDAITALNAPPAPTSPASAAKKTRAPRKPRAKAAPKTPPKPRAKAAPKTPPKPRAKAAPKTPPKPRAKAAPKTPKPKAGAAVEKSSAAEKVKTTAEKEDGNGKTKTTAKASKAKSSQAKKAAPPTPSVKTSPTPSPEGQAEINNNTADLTTVADKQPPSTPVTPTPNGKPSAKKRKRKNRNNETKADDNSPQPQKKKRETGEEKTDEMKNETVEEKEPEKEKKKTTKENGAKKDKGTKKKQEAIRKENETKMELEKRKKKKKKKKKNE; encoded by the exons ATGTCTCCAAAGAAGAAGCATGGGTCAAGTCATCAATTGACCCATTTGATCTACCGACATTTGAAGGAAAACGGCTTCCAGAAAGCTGCAGAAGAACTCAAAAAGCATGTGAAG GGCGGAGAACCAGAAGCCTTGTCAACTTCACTACTGGACATCTACAATAAATGGTTTGGAGA TGCTTCGAAGAGTACAAAGACGGGAACAGAACCGGATTCTTCTGGGTTAAAAAAGAACCGTCAAGCAGACCCTGAAAGCAGCACAGAGAGCTCGAGTTCAGCAGATGAAGAAACAACACCTGTTAAAG TCTCCCAGACCCCAAAGCCTCAGAGCCCAGCTAAAGACAGCCCAACTAAGGCCAAGACTGCTGTGCAGAGAACTCTTGGAGGGAaggggacagtagtggaggagagcACTGGCACAGACAGCTCAGAGGACTCTGAGAGTGAGGAGACACCGCCACAA AAAAGCCCTGCAACGCCCAAAGCCAATCATGTTCCAGCTGCAAAGATCAAGGCCGAGTCAGAGGTCACACCATCGACCCTAACCAAGGCCAAGTTAACAACCACTTCCACGCCTAAATCTGGGGCCTCCGACAATACCAATGATACGTCTTCAGACAGGAAAGAGGCAACAACAGTG ATTGTCTTAACATTGATTCAGAAAACACCCTTGACGCCAACACCAGTGACGCCAACCAGTAAACCAACATCAACAGCCAAGACGAAAGCTACTCCAACTAAAGCAGTGGTTGTTGCTACTCCAAGCAAGGCCAAGGCAACAGCAACATCTACAACATCCGACTCATCCAGTTGCAGTAGTGAATCGTCAGATAGCGATGAGGAGAGTCCAGCAGTG AAAACACCCACAACACCAAAAGCAACACCTGCAAAACCAGTAACACCACTTAGTAAAACAACATCAACAGCCAAGCCAACAACCAAATCGAAGACTACAGCGCCAGAGACTTCCAGTGACAGCTGTGATTCATCATCAGAAAGTGAAGAGGAAGGTCCAACAATG ACAGCGCCAGTGAAGCAACAGAGAGCAACACCAACAGCCAAGATGAAAGCCACCCCAGTTAAACCAGTGGTTGCTGCCACTCCAAGCAAGACCTCAGCTAGTAAG GAGTCCAGTGACAGCATTGATTCATCATCAGACAGCGAAGAGGACAGTCCAGCAATG ACAACAACCTCAAAACCACAAACTACACCAGTGACACCAGGGAAACAAGCAAAACCAACATCAAAAGCcaagacgaaagccactcctgctACTCCAGCTAAGCCAGTGGTTGCTGCTACCCCAAGCAAGGCCCAGGTAACACCCACTGTCACACCGACAAGTACAGCACCAGAGTCGTCCAACGACAGCAGTGACACACCATCAGACATCCCAGATGAAGCCCCAGCAAAGCATGCTGAGGTTCAACTTAAGACCCCTGCTTCAGCTAAGAAGGCCCAGAGTGGGGGAAAGGGAAAAAAACCTGCTTCTAAGGACCTACTCCTACTGCTGAACAGTCTTACT TCACCCACAGCTAAAGCCATTGAGAAGAAGCGCGGCCGTAGTGGAGAATCCTCAGTTGAGGAAACTCCAGCTGTTACAGCAACACCTGCTG TTGCTCCAGCCACAAATATAGGAAAGAAGGTGGCTGCAAAAGACAAGAAAGCAACCTCGTCGAAGAAAGCACAA GCCCCAGCTCCATCAGCCAAGAGGAAAAGAGGTGAAGACAAACCAGGGGACATGCCCGTTAAAGGCAAAAAGAAGAAGCCCTCCCCTGAGACTGTCATGGCTGCCCTGCCTCTGACCGTTCTTGGTCCTCCTCCTACAGGGGGAGACGACTCTGGCTCGGACTCTGATACCGATCTGGACGTGGAGAAGTGGAAGAGACTGGCACTGGAACTatcag ACACAAGCATCGCCAAAATGGACGCCATCACTGCGCTGAACGCTCCACCTGCTCCCACCTCACCTGCCTCAGCAGCGAAGAAAACAAGAGCACCGAGGAAGCCCAGGGCTAAAGCTGCACCGAAGACACCACCCAAACCCAGGGCTAAAGCTGCACCGAAGACACCACCCAAACCCAGGGCTAAAGCTGCACCGAAGACACCACCCAAACCCAGGGCTAAAGCTGCACCGAAGACACCTAAACCCAAGGCTGGCGCTGCAGTGGAAAAGTCTAGTGCTGCTGAAAAGGTCAAGACTACAGCTGAAAAGGAAGATGGGAATGGGAAAACCAAGACAACTGCAAAAGCTAGTAAAGCCAAGTCCAGTCAGGCTAAGAAGGCAGCACCTCCCACCCCATCAGTCAAAACATCTCCCACCCCATCCCCTGAAGGCCAAGCAGAGATCAACAATAATACTGCCGACCTTACGACCGTGGCAGACAAACAGCCACCCTCCACGCCTGTAACCCCAACACCTAATGGAAAACCGTCAGCCAAGAAAAGGAAGAGGAAAAATAGGAACAATGAGACTAAAGCAGATGACAATTCACCACAACCCCAAAAGAAGAAAAGGGAAACTGGCGAAGAGAAGACTGATGAAATGAAAAATGAGACCGTAGAAGAGAAGGAACCAGAGAAGGAAAAGAAGAAGACGACTAAGGAGAATGGGGCAAAAAAGGACAAGGGAACGAAGAAGAAACAGGAGGCGATAAGAAAGGAGAATGAGACAAAGATGGAACTGgaaaagaggaagaagaagaagaagaagaagaagaagaacgaaTGA